From Mycobacterium lacus, one genomic window encodes:
- a CDS encoding glycosyltransferase, whose translation MKCVLAVHGTRGDVEPCAAVAVELQRRGHQVRMAVPPNLIGFVESAGLTGVAYGPDSGEQIIAVAAFVRNLTKVQNPLTLLRAAKELYVGGWAEMGKTLAALADGADLLMTGQTYHGVVANVAEYYDIPLAALHHFPMRINGQIKIPSVPTPAFLMRSAMKATVRFYSAVSKEVDRTQRRELGLPPAAAPAGQRMLEREVPEIQAYDQALFPGLASEWNGQRPFVGALTMQLHTEPNDELESWIAAGTPPIYFGFGSTPVQSPTETVAMISDACAELGERALIYSPATDSPGSNPLPHEDHVKLVGLVNYSTILPMCRAVVHHGGAGTTAAGLRAGMPTLILWDVADQPIWAGAVQRLKVGSAKRFTNITRTSLIKHLRRILAPECVARAGEIATRMTNPAAAVAAAADLLEDTVRLKA comes from the coding sequence ATGAAATGTGTCTTGGCAGTCCATGGAACCCGCGGCGACGTCGAGCCATGCGCCGCTGTGGCTGTGGAGCTGCAGCGCCGAGGGCACCAAGTCCGTATGGCGGTCCCACCCAACCTGATCGGATTCGTCGAGTCCGCGGGGCTGACCGGTGTCGCTTACGGGCCGGATTCGGGCGAACAGATAATCGCGGTCGCGGCGTTTGTTCGGAACCTCACCAAAGTGCAGAATCCCCTCACCCTGCTGCGCGCCGCCAAGGAGCTTTACGTTGGGGGCTGGGCGGAGATGGGCAAGACGCTGGCCGCGCTGGCCGACGGGGCCGACCTGTTGATGACTGGCCAGACGTACCACGGCGTCGTCGCCAATGTCGCCGAGTACTACGACATTCCGCTGGCGGCGCTGCATCATTTCCCGATGCGGATCAACGGCCAAATCAAGATTCCGTCGGTACCGACGCCGGCGTTCCTGATGCGCTCCGCGATGAAAGCGACGGTGCGCTTTTATTCGGCCGTCAGCAAAGAGGTCGATCGTACGCAACGCCGTGAACTCGGCCTACCACCGGCAGCCGCACCGGCGGGACAACGGATGCTAGAACGCGAAGTTCCCGAAATCCAGGCCTATGACCAGGCTTTGTTTCCCGGACTCGCGTCGGAGTGGAACGGTCAGCGACCCTTTGTCGGCGCGCTGACGATGCAGTTGCATACCGAACCCAACGATGAGCTCGAGTCGTGGATCGCGGCGGGAACACCGCCGATCTATTTCGGCTTTGGCAGCACACCGGTGCAATCCCCCACCGAGACGGTCGCCATGATCTCGGATGCCTGCGCCGAGCTAGGCGAGCGAGCCCTGATCTATTCTCCAGCGACCGATTCCCCCGGCTCCAACCCGTTACCCCACGAAGACCACGTGAAACTCGTTGGCCTGGTCAACTATTCGACCATCCTTCCGATGTGCCGCGCGGTGGTCCACCATGGTGGCGCCGGTACCACCGCCGCGGGCCTGCGGGCCGGGATGCCCACGTTGATTCTGTGGGATGTCGCCGACCAGCCGATCTGGGCGGGTGCGGTCCAACGGCTGAAAGTTGGCTCCGCCAAACGCTTCACGAACATCACGCGCACGTCGCTGATCAAACACCTCCGGCGTATCCTTGCGCCGGAGTGCGTCGCGCGGGCGGGCGAAATAGCCACTCGGATGACCAACCCGGCAGCCGCCGTCGCCGCGGCCGCCGATCTGTTGGAGGATACGGTGCGCCTGAAAGCCTGA